Proteins co-encoded in one Papilio machaon chromosome 24, ilPapMach1.1, whole genome shotgun sequence genomic window:
- the LOC106707345 gene encoding lysyl oxidase homolog 2B → MYNKILLVLLFQSALSRDLDEAQRSERANFIQKLINRRKHLEGKLKLVGGANEFEGNVYIYHAGRWGAICDDSWDHAAALVVCKSYNKTGVPTHGGQFGEARRKYWMDDVVCEGNEESVTQCIFSGWGSSDCDSGEAAGVICRDKEVVPISLDVKKKNKIALHRVLDIRRTSIRLVGGRNSNEGRVEIYQHGFWGSICPDGWTIYEASAVCRHLALGYAEQALQTDYFGSSRIVLSGVQCEGNETNLFICKHSEFGEVECPGENGHVAAVVCTQHLADLLLDTTAIERTAHLHDVPMYQLQCAMEENCLSKSAYEIQQSNANWQFETRRLLRFTASSLNIGNAEFRPYLPKHLWQWHLCHMHYHSMEVFATFDILDEAGTRIAEGHKASFCLEDNTCLPGIERKYSCKNYGDQGVSVNCSDVYHYNIDCQWVDVTDVEPGQYTFKVAVNPHARVAEQQYHNNAASCSLTLTDTYAAVYGCRLERP, encoded by the exons atgtataataaaattttactcgttttattatttcaatcagCATTAAGTAGGGATTTAGACGAGGCCCAAAGGTCCGAGCGAGcgaattttatacaaaaactaataaatcgAAGAAAACATTTGGAAGGGAAATTGAAATTAGTCGGCGGTGCTAATGAATTTGAAG GTAACGTGTACATCTACCACGCTGGTCGATGGGGTGCTATTTGTGACGACTCGTGGGATCATGCCGCGGCGCTGGTCGTCTGTAAATCATACAACAAGACTGGTGTACCGACACACGGCGGACAATTTGGAGAAGCGAGAa ggAAATATTGGATGGACGACGTAGTATGTGAAGGTAATGAGGAATCAGTAACTCAATGCATATTCAGTGGATGGGGATCATCTGACTGTGACAGCGGTGAAGCAGCTGGTGTTATTTGTAGAGACAAGGAAGTAGTTCCTATATCATTGGACGTGAAGAAGAAGAATAAAATAGCACTTCACCGTGTATTAGATATACGGAGAACTAGCATACGTCTTGTAGGTGGAAGAAATTCTAATGAGGGAAGAGTTGAG ATTTATCAGCATGGATTCTGGGGCAGTATTTGTCCTGATGGCTGGACAATCTACGAAGCATCAGCTGTTTGCAGACATTTGGCACTGGGCTACGCGGAGCAAGCTTTACAAACTGATTATTTTGGTTCATCCAGAATAGTGCTTAGTGGAGTTCAGTGTGAAGGAAATGAAACGAATCTATTTATATGCAAGCACAGCGAATTCGGTGAGGTGGAATGTCCTGGAGAAAATG GTCACGTAGCAGCTGTAGTCTGCACGCAGCATCTAGCAGATCTACTTCTGGACACAACTGCTATAGAGCGCACCGCACACCTGCATGATGTGCCCATGTACCAACTACAGTGTGCTATGGAAGAGAATTGCTTGAGCAAATCGGCTTACGAG ATTCAGCAAAGTAATGCAAACTGGCAATTCGAGACTCGTCGTCTTCTTAGATTCACGGCGTCATCGTTAAACATCGGCAATGCGGAGTTTCGACCTTATCTACCTAAACACTTGTGGCAGTGGCATCTTTgtcatat GCATTATCACAGTATGGAAGTATTCGCAACATTTGATATCCTGGATGAAGCAGGTACCAGGATAGCAGAAGGTCATAAAGCATCGTTTTGTTTAGAAGACAACACCTGCTTGCCTGGTAtcgaaagaaaatattcatgCAAAAATTATGGAGATCAAG GAGTATCTGTGAACTGTTCTGACGTTTATCATTACAACATAGACTGCCAATGGGTTGATGTAACAGACGTTGAACCTGGACAATATACGTTTAAG GTTGCAGTAAACCCACACGCAAGAGTAGCAGAACAACAGTATCACAACAACGCTGCTTCCTGTTCACTTACCCTAACTGACACTTATGCCGCCGTCTATGGTTGCAGGCTTGAAAgaccataa